One genomic segment of Nonomuraea coxensis DSM 45129 includes these proteins:
- a CDS encoding carboxymuconolactone decarboxylase family protein: MRRLAGLRPDELDEDQRQVYQAIAGGPRSLGPQPFALADEEGRLRGPFNAMLLSPPVGGALQAVGAAVRYGSVLPARVRELAILAVAAHWGSAFEREAHEAAGRACGLTEDELATLREGGLPEPDDPAERAALGAVAALTARGRLADEEYARAVAALGERGLFELTTLVGYYGTLALQLRVFAGE, encoded by the coding sequence GTGCGACGCCTGGCCGGACTGCGCCCGGACGAGCTGGACGAGGACCAGCGGCAGGTCTACCAGGCCATCGCCGGCGGCCCCCGGTCGCTGGGCCCGCAGCCGTTCGCGCTGGCCGACGAGGAGGGGCGGCTGCGCGGCCCGTTCAACGCGATGCTGCTCAGCCCGCCGGTCGGCGGCGCGCTGCAGGCGGTGGGGGCCGCGGTGCGTTACGGCTCGGTCCTGCCCGCCCGCGTACGGGAGCTGGCGATCCTGGCGGTGGCCGCGCACTGGGGCAGCGCGTTCGAGCGCGAGGCGCACGAGGCGGCCGGCCGGGCCTGCGGCCTCACCGAGGACGAGCTGGCCACGCTGCGCGAGGGCGGCCTGCCCGAGCCGGACGACCCCGCCGAGCGCGCCGCGCTGGGGGCCGTCGCGGCCCTCACGGCGCGCGGCCGGCTGGCCGACGAGGAGTACGCGCGGGCGGTGGCGGCCCTGGGGGAGCGCGGCCTGTTCGAGCTGACGACGCTGGTCGGCTACTACGGCACGCTCGCCCTGCAGCTCCGGGTCTTCGCCGGCGAATGA
- a CDS encoding SRPBCC family protein, translating to MRASTDDRATGERRGSGKAATAAAGFCAGAAVAYLFDPVRGRSRRARGRDKAAHATHKVRDGLGVLSRDLANRGRGLGAAVRYRYRGHSVDDRVLHERVRAELGRHVSHPHAVEVQVHDRIVTLAGDVLAVEDERTRKAIRRVPGVRRVEATWTTHIEGGGTPRLRGGRLRRPVPELLQMRWSPTARFLAGATAAVLWTLRLPAPFATAARGLAGVLAVRAATNLPLRRLTGINAGRRGIDVTAAVTVNAPPDAVWDLVSDYSAFPNFMPNVYEVRLSADGRTSHWLVSGPGGTPVRFDASETRRVEGRELAWKSAEGELIAHAGTVRLAPVPGGRTQVQVRLTYNPVAGAAGHVVARLLGADPERRLRQNLSMLKTYAEHPALPHTVGV from the coding sequence ATGCGCGCGAGCACGGACGACAGAGCCACCGGAGAGCGGCGCGGATCGGGGAAGGCCGCCACGGCGGCGGCGGGATTCTGCGCCGGGGCCGCGGTGGCGTACCTCTTCGACCCGGTACGAGGACGCAGCCGCCGGGCCAGAGGACGGGACAAGGCCGCCCACGCCACGCACAAGGTGCGCGACGGACTCGGCGTCCTGAGCCGCGACCTGGCCAACCGCGGCCGGGGACTGGGGGCGGCGGTCCGCTACCGCTACCGAGGCCACTCGGTCGACGACCGGGTCCTGCACGAGCGCGTACGCGCCGAGCTGGGCCGCCACGTCAGCCACCCGCACGCCGTCGAGGTCCAGGTGCACGACCGGATCGTCACGCTCGCCGGCGACGTACTGGCCGTGGAGGACGAGCGGACCCGCAAGGCGATCCGCCGCGTCCCGGGCGTGCGGCGGGTCGAGGCCACCTGGACCACCCACATCGAGGGCGGCGGGACGCCCCGGCTGCGTGGCGGCCGGCTCCGGCGTCCGGTGCCCGAGCTGCTGCAGATGCGGTGGTCGCCGACCGCCCGCTTCCTGGCGGGCGCCACCGCGGCCGTCCTCTGGACCCTGCGGCTGCCGGCCCCGTTCGCGACGGCGGCGCGCGGCCTGGCCGGGGTGCTGGCCGTCCGCGCCGCGACGAACCTGCCGCTGCGCCGCCTGACCGGGATCAACGCCGGACGCCGGGGCATCGACGTCACCGCCGCCGTCACCGTGAACGCGCCCCCGGACGCCGTCTGGGACCTGGTCAGCGACTACTCGGCGTTCCCGAACTTCATGCCGAACGTGTACGAGGTACGCCTGTCCGCCGACGGCCGCACCTCCCACTGGCTGGTCAGCGGCCCCGGCGGCACTCCCGTCAGGTTCGACGCGAGCGAGACCCGCCGCGTGGAGGGCCGCGAGCTGGCCTGGAAGTCGGCCGAGGGCGAGCTCATCGCCCACGCGGGCACGGTGCGGCTGGCCCCGGTGCCGGGCGGCCGGACCCAGGTGCAGGTGCGGCTCACGTACAACCCGGTGGCGGGGGCGGCCGGCCACGTCGTGGCCCGGCTGCTGGGCGCCGACCCCGAACGCCGGCTGCGCCAGAACCTCTCGATGCTCAAGACGTACGCCGAGCACCCCGCGCTCCCGCACACCGTCGGCGTGTGA
- a CDS encoding SRPBCC family protein: protein MAEALKAAEKVVGKGVGKGKETLGKTPVVGKAASKLPTGQLTSALRRLGVVAAERALSSVIGKVEGMNGRLNDFTPGGSGGGSGGGSEGGSGGGLLGGAASKLLGGSGGGSIGGSTLAGAAKGAIKGVFGKIFKRGKGSGGKTLKVTNIVETIDIGAPRRIVYNQWTQFRDFPTFMKKVENIDQQADERLAWKAQVFWSHRNWRAKILEQVPDERIIWRSEGDKGYVDGSVTFHELTPDLTRVVVILEYYPKGLFEHTGNLWRAQGRRVRLELKHFARHVMSHVMLNPEEMAEDGWRGKIHEGEVSEATEEEGAPGEEEEEEEGAEEAAPEEEEPEEEEPEGEEPEEEPEEEEPEEEEPEEEEPEEEEPEEEEPEEEEEPEEEEPEEPEEPEERSAAEGRREVRAEPRRAGRPRESMRPVRRRS, encoded by the coding sequence ATGGCCGAAGCGCTGAAGGCGGCGGAGAAGGTCGTCGGTAAGGGTGTCGGTAAGGGTAAGGAGACCCTCGGCAAGACGCCGGTCGTCGGCAAGGCGGCCTCGAAGCTGCCGACAGGACAGCTCACCTCAGCCCTGCGGCGGCTGGGGGTGGTCGCGGCCGAGCGGGCGCTGTCGTCGGTGATCGGCAAGGTCGAGGGCATGAACGGGCGGCTGAACGACTTCACGCCCGGCGGCTCGGGCGGCGGCTCCGGAGGCGGCTCGGAGGGCGGCTCGGGAGGCGGGTTGCTCGGCGGCGCCGCAAGCAAGCTGCTCGGCGGCTCCGGAGGCGGGTCGATCGGCGGTTCGACGCTTGCCGGGGCGGCGAAAGGCGCCATCAAGGGCGTGTTCGGCAAGATCTTCAAGCGCGGCAAGGGCTCGGGCGGCAAGACGCTCAAGGTCACCAACATCGTCGAGACGATCGACATCGGGGCGCCGCGCCGGATCGTCTACAACCAGTGGACGCAGTTCAGGGACTTCCCGACGTTCATGAAGAAGGTCGAGAACATCGACCAGCAGGCCGACGAGAGACTGGCCTGGAAGGCTCAGGTCTTCTGGTCCCACCGGAACTGGCGCGCCAAGATCCTGGAGCAGGTGCCGGACGAGCGGATCATCTGGCGGTCGGAGGGCGACAAGGGGTACGTGGACGGCTCGGTCACCTTCCACGAGCTCACGCCCGACCTGACCCGCGTCGTGGTGATCCTCGAGTACTACCCGAAGGGTCTGTTCGAGCACACCGGCAACCTGTGGCGTGCCCAGGGACGGCGGGTGCGGCTGGAGCTGAAGCACTTCGCCCGGCACGTCATGTCCCACGTGATGCTGAACCCCGAGGAGATGGCCGAGGACGGCTGGCGGGGCAAGATCCACGAGGGCGAAGTAAGCGAGGCGACCGAGGAGGAAGGCGCCCCCGGAGAGGAAGAGGAAGAAGAGGAAGGCGCCGAAGAGGCGGCGCCTGAGGAGGAAGAGCCCGAGGAAGAGGAGCCCGAAGGCGAAGAGCCTGAAGAGGAGCCTGAAGAGGAAGAGCCCGAAGAGGAGGAGCCTGAGGAGGAGGAGCCCGAAGAGGAGGAGCCCGAAGAGGAGGAGCCCGAAGAGGAGGAGGAGCCTGAGGAAGAGGAGCCCGAGGAGCCTGAGGAGCCGGAGGAGCGGTCGGCTGCTGAGGGGAGGCGTGAGGTTCGGGCGGAGCCGCGCCGGGCGGGCAGGCCCAGGGAATCGATGCGCCCGGTCCGCCGCAGGTCCTGA
- a CDS encoding GvpL/GvpF family gas vesicle protein yields the protein MAVQSEQRQGARPRAPALYVYGIIPADVEVDEQAHGVGGPGTVQVIRHREIAALVSETDRSTGATDDDEPAGGDAHEDLLDATAAEVPVVPLPSGTIVPDRATVLEELLKPRHDEFARALRELEGRAEYLVELRYAESGRPSEPDVRALVEALAPVSVRLSPTRPTGRRDTARLAVLAETGRAGELERALDTLAERWAGRIDLRLFGPLAPYDFTPAR from the coding sequence ATGGCGGTCCAGAGCGAGCAGAGGCAGGGCGCGCGCCCCCGGGCGCCCGCCCTGTACGTGTACGGCATCATCCCGGCCGACGTCGAGGTGGACGAGCAGGCGCACGGCGTCGGCGGGCCCGGCACCGTGCAGGTGATCCGCCACCGTGAGATCGCCGCCCTGGTGAGCGAGACGGACCGGTCCACCGGCGCCACGGACGACGACGAGCCCGCCGGCGGGGATGCGCACGAGGACCTGCTGGACGCCACCGCCGCCGAGGTCCCGGTGGTGCCGCTCCCCTCCGGGACGATCGTCCCGGACCGGGCGACGGTCCTGGAGGAGTTGCTGAAGCCGCGTCACGACGAGTTCGCCCGGGCGCTCCGCGAGCTGGAGGGGCGGGCCGAGTACCTGGTCGAGCTGCGCTACGCCGAGTCCGGACGGCCGTCGGAGCCCGACGTGCGTGCCCTGGTCGAGGCGCTGGCCCCGGTGTCGGTGCGCCTGTCGCCGACCCGGCCGACGGGCAGGCGGGACACGGCCAGGCTGGCGGTCCTCGCCGAGACCGGCCGGGCCGGCGAGCTGGAGCGCGCCCTGGACACGCTGGCCGAACGCTGGGCGGGCCGGATCGACCTGCGCCTGTTCGGCCCGCTGGCCCCGTACGACTTCACGCCGGCCCGCTGA
- a CDS encoding ornithine carbamoyltransferase, producing MRHLLRIAGLDRHELRFLLDRADHFKARPLAAPGLLRRRTVLMYCARPCARIRVPIETAVSRLGGTPLHAGPDPRRPGRVGRLGEPSQVIGAYTALVVLQICDDAEAVRFARAAHVPVLNALTDDHHPLQALADLMTLREHLGDLRGRKLACVGPASNVTHSLIEAVALTGLTLAVAAPEGAGPDPAVLARAEEAASGGGRVIVTPDPYEAVKEADAVCTGAWPVSRAATAGLAPYRVTADLLAAAGPDPIFLHHLPLRRGAEVEAAVVDGPASRVLAQAANLLPAAQAVMEALLTNRLAASR from the coding sequence GTGAGGCACCTGCTGCGCATCGCCGGCCTGGACCGGCACGAGCTGCGGTTCCTGCTCGACCGTGCCGACCACTTCAAGGCCCGGCCGCTCGCGGCGCCCGGGCTGCTGCGCCGGCGTACCGTGCTGATGTACTGCGCCCGGCCGTGCGCCCGGATCCGCGTCCCGATCGAGACCGCCGTCTCCCGGCTCGGCGGGACCCCGCTGCACGCCGGGCCCGACCCGCGCCGGCCCGGCCGCGTGGGACGGCTGGGGGAGCCGTCACAGGTGATCGGCGCGTACACGGCGCTCGTGGTGCTGCAGATCTGTGACGACGCCGAGGCGGTCAGGTTCGCGCGGGCGGCGCACGTGCCGGTGCTCAACGCGCTGACCGACGACCACCACCCGCTCCAGGCCCTCGCCGACCTCATGACGCTCCGCGAGCACCTCGGCGACCTGCGGGGCCGCAAGCTCGCCTGCGTCGGCCCGGCCTCGAACGTCACCCACAGCCTCATCGAGGCCGTCGCCCTGACCGGCCTGACCCTGGCCGTCGCGGCCCCCGAAGGCGCCGGCCCCGACCCCGCCGTCCTGGCCAGGGCCGAGGAGGCCGCCTCCGGCGGCGGAAGGGTCATCGTCACGCCCGACCCGTACGAGGCCGTCAAGGAGGCCGACGCCGTCTGCACCGGAGCGTGGCCCGTCTCCAGGGCGGCGACGGCGGGGCTCGCCCCCTACCGGGTCACCGCCGACCTGCTCGCCGCCGCCGGGCCCGACCCGATCTTCCTGCACCACCTGCCGCTCCGCCGTGGGGCCGAGGTCGAGGCCGCCGTCGTCGACGGGCCCGCCTCGCGCGTGCTCGCGCAGGCCGCCAACCTGCTGCCCGCCGCGCAAGCCGTCATGGAGGCGCTGCTCACCAACCGCCTGGCCGCCTCCCGCTGA
- a CDS encoding NAD(P)/FAD-dependent oxidoreductase, whose amino-acid sequence MTDTRVAVIGGGVIGLSIAYHLAEAGVETTLLERGALGSGASRATADVVRSYFAGNPVSSALAVRSLEAYRAFPVRPGTDLPLRQVGYLVLFSAPEQVAAFEADLPAQRRAGVDVRLIGVEEARERNPLLGDLPLLAAAWSPQAYVSDTAAIVTAYAEAARRSGATLLTGRPVSRIDSAAGRVFTEDGGELTAEAVICAAGAWSPALVRGAGVDLPMTAPIEQELLVTDPLPPGTPEIPCTLHAASGLLSRTRGDRLLVGMGYPGPDREAWRREVAERFAETYPGLAELDLHPAVTGLRDASPDRRAFIGHLPGPPAFLYATGFSGHGLCNAPAAGELVRDLYLDQDPGIDMTAFAVGRQRTG is encoded by the coding sequence ATGACCGACACGCGCGTGGCGGTGATCGGCGGCGGCGTCATCGGCCTGTCGATCGCCTACCACCTCGCGGAGGCCGGGGTCGAGACGACGCTGCTCGAACGCGGCGCGCTCGGCTCCGGCGCCTCGCGCGCCACCGCCGACGTGGTCCGGTCGTACTTCGCCGGCAACCCCGTCAGCTCGGCGCTGGCCGTACGGAGCCTGGAGGCCTACCGGGCCTTCCCGGTCCGGCCGGGGACCGACCTGCCGCTGCGGCAGGTCGGCTACCTCGTCCTGTTCTCCGCGCCCGAGCAGGTCGCCGCCTTCGAGGCCGACCTGCCCGCGCAGCGGCGGGCGGGCGTGGACGTCCGGCTCATCGGCGTGGAGGAGGCCAGGGAGCGCAACCCGCTCCTCGGCGACCTGCCGCTGCTGGCCGCCGCCTGGTCGCCGCAGGCGTACGTCTCCGACACCGCCGCCATCGTCACCGCCTACGCCGAGGCGGCCCGGCGCTCCGGCGCCACGCTGCTCACCGGCCGCCCCGTCTCCAGGATCGACTCCGCGGCCGGGCGGGTGTTCACCGAGGACGGCGGCGAGCTGACGGCCGAGGCGGTCATCTGCGCGGCCGGCGCCTGGTCGCCCGCCCTCGTCCGCGGCGCGGGCGTGGACCTGCCGATGACCGCGCCCATCGAGCAGGAGCTGCTGGTCACCGACCCGCTGCCGCCCGGCACGCCGGAGATCCCGTGCACCCTGCACGCGGCGAGCGGCCTGCTGTCGCGCACCCGCGGCGACCGGCTGCTCGTCGGCATGGGGTACCCGGGTCCCGACCGGGAGGCGTGGCGGCGCGAGGTGGCGGAGCGGTTCGCGGAGACGTACCCGGGTCTGGCGGAGCTGGACCTGCACCCGGCCGTCACCGGGCTGCGCGACGCCAGCCCGGACCGGCGCGCCTTCATCGGCCACCTGCCGGGGCCGCCCGCGTTCCTGTACGCCACCGGCTTCTCCGGGCACGGCCTGTGCAACGCGCCGGCCGCCGGCGAGCTCGTCCGCGACCTCTACCTCGACCAGGACCCCGGCATCGACATGACCGCGTTCGCGGTCGGCAGACAACGAACGGGATGA
- a CDS encoding cytochrome P450 family protein, producing MTELVRFIIDPAAQDPHADDDRLRAAGPLVPVTAEGVDAWAATRYATLMTVLTHPDLTREIQYWDPLERSKLPPGTAIDRIVTDISMLNADGEEHRRLRAPLTAAFTPRRVQRLRPTIEALTGALIDDLATLPAHEPVDLRARFAYPLPRDVISEMIGIPPAHRERMHELTDAVAHVSADLADGPRVREELRALLRRIIEERRRSPGEDIITDLIRLREQDGGRLSEDELFATIDLLFIAGHVTTVNLITNAVGALLHEPGQLTLLRSGRCPFSAAVEETLRWDSPVAYFPFRYAKRDVEIDGVHLRAGEAVLACFASSGRDPERFGADADRFDLTDPPASHLAFGHGPHFCLGAPLARLEAEIALRALFTAFPAIRAAGPREELRQIDTLLGNSTRTMPVVLGPRAR from the coding sequence ATGACCGAGCTCGTGCGTTTCATCATCGATCCCGCGGCCCAGGACCCGCACGCCGACGACGACCGGCTGCGCGCGGCCGGGCCGCTCGTGCCGGTGACCGCCGAGGGCGTCGACGCCTGGGCGGCCACCCGGTACGCGACCCTGATGACCGTCCTCACCCACCCCGACCTCACGAGGGAGATCCAGTACTGGGACCCTCTGGAACGCTCCAAGCTGCCGCCGGGGACCGCCATCGACCGCATCGTCACCGACATCTCCATGCTGAACGCCGACGGCGAGGAGCACCGGCGGCTGCGCGCGCCGCTCACCGCCGCCTTCACCCCGCGCCGGGTGCAGCGCCTGCGGCCCACGATCGAGGCGCTGACCGGCGCGCTGATCGACGACCTCGCCACCCTGCCCGCGCACGAGCCGGTGGACCTGCGGGCGCGCTTCGCCTATCCGCTGCCGCGTGACGTGATCTCCGAGATGATCGGCATCCCGCCGGCCCACCGGGAGCGGATGCACGAGCTGACCGACGCCGTCGCGCACGTCAGCGCGGACCTCGCGGACGGCCCGCGGGTGCGCGAGGAGCTGCGCGCGCTGCTGCGCCGCATCATCGAGGAGCGGCGGCGCTCGCCCGGCGAGGACATCATCACCGACCTGATCAGGCTGCGCGAGCAGGACGGGGGCAGGCTCTCCGAGGACGAGCTGTTCGCCACCATCGACCTGCTGTTCATCGCCGGTCACGTGACGACGGTCAACCTCATCACCAACGCCGTCGGCGCCCTGCTGCACGAGCCCGGCCAGCTCACCCTGCTGCGCTCGGGCCGTTGCCCGTTCAGCGCGGCCGTGGAGGAGACGCTGCGCTGGGACTCGCCGGTCGCCTACTTCCCGTTCCGCTACGCCAAGCGCGACGTCGAGATCGACGGCGTGCACCTGCGGGCGGGAGAGGCCGTGCTGGCCTGCTTCGCCTCCTCGGGACGGGACCCTGAGCGGTTCGGCGCGGACGCCGACCGCTTCGACCTCACCGATCCGCCGGCCTCGCACCTGGCCTTCGGGCACGGGCCGCACTTCTGCCTGGGCGCGCCGCTGGCCAGGCTGGAGGCCGAGATCGCGCTGCGGGCCCTGTTCACGGCCTTCCCCGCGATCAGGGCCGCCGGGCCCCGGGAGGAGCTGCGCCAGATCGACACGCTGCTCGGCAACAGCACCCGTACGATGCCGGTCGTGCTCGGGCCCCGCGCCCGATAG
- the manA gene encoding mannose-6-phosphate isomerase, class I produces the protein MSQPDLRAPMRLATTIRPYDWGSVTALPELFGTEPTGQPQAELWMGAHPGAPSTVGGVPLDAVIAADPAAALGPGAAARFGGRLPYLLKILAVARPLSLQVHPSAGQARAGYAAENARGIPLDARERTYKDDSHKPEMVCAVTPFHGLCGFRSPAGTAGLLDRLGVPGLRPWIGMLRAEEPAAALRAVFAEMLGDAAAPLRAEVERALLAAGDPELAPYAEIARACPGDRGVTAALLLHHVELAPGEALYLGAGVPHAYLGGVAVEIMANSDNVLRCGLTTKHIDVPELMRVVGFTPGEPHRVAPERGGPGEHRYLPPAPEFALARHELDGERAHELPGGVPQIVVCVEGEARLDGVPALRPGESVFIPAEVSTTRLEGKGTAYRATPGA, from the coding sequence GTGTCTCAGCCCGATCTGCGCGCCCCGATGCGCCTGGCGACCACCATCCGCCCCTACGACTGGGGGTCGGTGACCGCGCTGCCCGAGCTGTTCGGCACGGAGCCGACCGGGCAGCCGCAGGCCGAGCTCTGGATGGGCGCCCATCCAGGCGCGCCCTCCACCGTCGGGGGCGTCCCGCTCGACGCCGTCATCGCCGCCGACCCGGCCGCCGCCCTCGGCCCCGGCGCCGCCGCGCGCTTCGGCGGCCGGCTCCCCTACCTGCTCAAGATCCTGGCCGTGGCCCGCCCGCTGTCGCTGCAGGTGCACCCGAGCGCCGGGCAGGCGCGCGCCGGCTACGCCGCGGAGAACGCGCGCGGCATCCCGCTCGACGCCCGCGAACGCACCTACAAGGACGACTCGCACAAGCCCGAGATGGTGTGCGCCGTCACGCCGTTCCACGGGCTGTGCGGCTTCCGCTCCCCCGCCGGCACCGCCGGGCTGCTCGACCGGCTGGGCGTGCCCGGACTGCGCCCCTGGATCGGCATGCTGCGCGCGGAGGAGCCCGCCGCGGCGCTGCGGGCGGTCTTCGCCGAGATGCTCGGCGACGCCGCCGCGCCGCTGCGCGCGGAGGTCGAGCGCGCCCTGCTCGCCGCCGGCGACCCCGAGCTCGCCCCGTACGCCGAGATCGCCCGCGCCTGCCCCGGCGACCGCGGCGTGACGGCCGCCCTGCTGCTGCACCACGTCGAGCTGGCCCCCGGCGAGGCCCTCTACCTCGGGGCCGGTGTGCCGCACGCCTACCTCGGCGGCGTCGCCGTCGAGATCATGGCCAACTCCGACAACGTGCTGCGCTGCGGCCTGACCACCAAGCACATCGACGTGCCCGAGCTGATGCGGGTGGTCGGCTTCACGCCGGGCGAGCCGCACCGGGTCGCCCCCGAACGTGGCGGTCCCGGCGAGCACCGCTACCTGCCGCCCGCGCCGGAGTTCGCGCTGGCCCGGCACGAGCTCGACGGCGAGCGGGCGCACGAGCTGCCCGGCGGCGTGCCGCAGATCGTGGTCTGCGTCGAGGGCGAGGCCCGGCTGGACGGCGTCCCCGCGCTGCGCCCCGGAGAGTCGGTTTTCATCCCCGCGGAGGTTTCGACCACCCGTCTTGAGGGTAAGGGGACCGCCTACCGGGCGACCCCAGGAGCTTGA
- a CDS encoding FG-GAP repeat domain-containing protein produces the protein MVRKLGFSLVALTLAGCAASGPAASPPVSPSVPSGTSPAVASSPVMVTPAASPDPRRKPRCGGDGVPGDLDGDGYADLAFVWRGATGESLRRGQLVVVRGSPRGLDLSTARLVGDGSMSGDAVPQLADLDGDGCADVVIRDASLSIFWGGRAPATVLASDGGTGVADLDGDDAVDLMAVDRGDGADGARLVLLHGPFTRSGRPARETSRPLPAGEWPGRLITDPHGPGAVLYGPEDGEQARAWLLAGGELREVATGSSAVFGDFDGDGRRDVAIGDSGSRNDEPGHETEAPSVDGVTRVFYGRGGDPQVLTGLRGSLASGDLDGDGRDDLVSGEVAASAGATGRAEILAGSARGLRRPGLVVTHRGPDRTPDGKRLKEWQSGAVTTWSVADHDGDGRAELLRVWRGDLGFARFWRVDAGGRTLQTFDLAGRGEERRDRAGGIRQ, from the coding sequence ATGGTGAGGAAGCTAGGCTTCTCCCTCGTGGCGTTGACGCTCGCCGGCTGCGCCGCCTCCGGCCCCGCCGCGTCACCGCCCGTGTCGCCGTCCGTGCCGTCGGGCACGTCGCCGGCGGTCGCGTCCTCGCCGGTCATGGTCACCCCGGCCGCCTCGCCGGATCCGCGGCGGAAGCCGCGGTGCGGCGGTGACGGGGTGCCCGGCGACCTCGACGGCGACGGGTACGCCGACCTCGCCTTCGTCTGGCGGGGCGCCACGGGCGAGTCGCTCAGGCGGGGGCAGCTCGTGGTGGTGCGGGGATCGCCGCGCGGCCTCGACCTGTCCACGGCGCGCCTCGTGGGCGACGGGAGCATGTCCGGCGATGCGGTCCCGCAGCTCGCGGATCTGGACGGCGACGGTTGCGCGGACGTCGTCATCCGGGACGCCTCGTTGTCGATCTTCTGGGGCGGGCGGGCTCCGGCCACCGTCCTGGCGTCCGACGGCGGCACCGGCGTGGCCGACCTCGACGGCGACGACGCGGTCGACCTCATGGCGGTCGACAGGGGCGACGGCGCGGACGGCGCCCGCCTCGTCCTCCTCCACGGGCCGTTCACCAGGTCCGGCAGGCCGGCCCGTGAGACGAGCCGGCCGCTGCCCGCAGGGGAGTGGCCCGGCCGGCTGATCACCGACCCGCACGGTCCTGGCGCGGTCCTGTACGGGCCCGAGGACGGCGAGCAGGCCCGCGCCTGGCTGCTCGCCGGCGGGGAGCTCCGTGAGGTGGCCACGGGCAGCTCGGCGGTGTTCGGCGACTTCGACGGCGACGGCCGCCGCGACGTGGCGATCGGCGACAGCGGAAGCCGCAACGACGAGCCCGGCCACGAGACGGAGGCCCCGTCCGTCGACGGCGTCACCCGCGTCTTCTACGGCCGCGGGGGCGACCCGCAGGTCCTCACCGGCCTGCGGGGCAGCCTCGCCTCCGGAGACCTGGACGGCGACGGCCGCGACGACCTCGTCTCCGGCGAGGTCGCCGCCTCCGCCGGCGCCACCGGCAGGGCGGAGATCCTGGCCGGCTCCGCGCGAGGGCTGCGCCGTCCCGGCCTGGTCGTCACCCACAGAGGGCCCGACCGGACCCCCGACGGCAAGCGGCTCAAGGAGTGGCAGTCGGGCGCGGTGACGACCTGGTCGGTGGCCGACCACGACGGCGACGGCAGGGCCGAGCTGCTCCGCGTCTGGCGCGGCGACCTGGGCTTCGCCCGCTTCTGGCGGGTGGACGCCGGGGGAAGGACCCTGCAGACCTTCGATCTGGCGGGCAGGGGCGAGGAGCGCCGGGACAGGGCCGGCGGCATCAGGCAGTAA